From the genome of Uranotaenia lowii strain MFRU-FL chromosome 1, ASM2978415v1, whole genome shotgun sequence, one region includes:
- the LOC129738457 gene encoding GATOR complex protein NPRL2 → MSVVSNQINQFYEGCGQEGPIRCILLSEFHATAGSKISCQVPDNYISKEVFDSIRFFIIPKPQLQRCTLTVNALGHKVIGYPVRIDHQRYPRNAFYFNLCFVCDSWARSVQYEAVVKKLSEYLLMMEEETAFLSNPDNNDRIQNLLTNILRDLNEKQVATIVEGETTIYLKIVKLRPDPPPVQDYQVPLICKGFENIALESWDLTTQQVIPFINGIKHVARIAAEADVENQLVKSCIQNLVYYGVVQLLPLLKYSNVYMCTRNLQILSKDRKFAEDCRRYVVLESEKEPIRLPSLHKILQLYSQMTHGVTLRALCQRLCPRDNEIDERKLVTFGLQHGLVRCINKYPIFTGSCPSARHKLYNGLNSLDEICCKTGLCPSRIEEDIDVDSNVTVIWK, encoded by the exons ATGTCAGTGGTGTCCAATCAAATCAATCAGTTTTATGAAGGCTGCGGTCAGGAGGGACCGATCCGGTGCATTCTGTTGAGCGAATTCCACGCAACGGCTGGCTCTAAAATTAGTTGCCAAGTACCAGACAATTACATTTCGAAGGAAGTTTTCGATTCCATACGGTTCTTCATCATTCCCAAGCCGCAACTTCAACGTTGCACATTGACGGT CAATGCCCTCGGCCACAAAGTCATCGGCTATCCTGTGCGAATCGATCACCAGCGATATCCtcgaaatgctttctatttcaaCCTTTGTTTCGTTTGCGACAGTTGGGCTCGATCTGTCCAGTACGAAGCAGTGGTCAAGAAACTGTCCGAGTACCTTCTCATGATGGAAGAAGAAACGGCATTTCTATCTAATCCGGATAATAATGATCGAATTCAAAACTTACTCACCAACATATTGCGAGATTTGAACGAAAAACAGGTGGCCACAATTGTCGAAGGAGAGACTacaatttatttgaagattGTTAAACTACGACCGGATCCTCCACCTGTTCAGGACTACCAGGTCCCACTGATATGCAAAGGATTTGAGAACATTGCTCTCGAGTCTTGGGATCTGACCACTCAGCAAGTGATTCCGTTCATAAATGGTATCAAGCACGTAGCTCGGATAGCAGCCGAAGCAGATGTCGAAAATCAGTTGGTCAAATCCTGCATTCAGAATCTGGTCTATTATGGAGTCGTTCAGCTGCTACCTCTCTTGAAATATAGCAATGTTTATATGTGCACCCGAAATCTTCAAATCCTAAGCAAGGATCGCAAGTTTGCCGAAGATTGCCGACGTTACGTAGTGCTGGAATCGGAAAAGGAACCAATTCGGCTTCCATCGCTTCACAAGATTCTGCAGCTTTACTCGCAGATGACCCACGGTGTTACGCTGAGGGCACTCTGCCAGCGGCTCTGTCCCCGGGACAACGAAATCGACGAACGGAAATTGGTTACATTCGGGTTGCAACATGGGTTGGTGCGATGCATCAACAAATATCCTATCTTCACCGGGTCCTGTCCGAGCGCACGCCACAAACTGTACAATGGACTCAACAGTTTGGATGAGATTTGTTGTAAAACTGGGCTGTGCCCTAGCCGCATCGAGGAGGACATCGATGTGGATTCAAATGTTACCGTTATTTGGAAGTGA